A stretch of the Peribacillus sp. ACCC06369 genome encodes the following:
- a CDS encoding DMT family transporter: MQYYYFSLLLLTSLLWGGNFVVGKSLVEHASPMTLTTLRWIIAISCLLPIVWWKERKIFPRRSAILPLFLMGITGVVLFNLLQFVALEKTSATNVGLISTLNMISIAIFSFFFLKERINILQMFSMFFSLFGVILVLSKGNIDLFLSLRFNTGDLYMMAAVCVWGIYSVCSKWAMLTTTPMMSTLYSGIFGLIVILPFNFSDFTVSNINTSFIQSILYTGVISTVACMVLWNIGVQKLGTTTSGIFLNFNPIFTAILAFLFLGEKMTWVQGIGSCIVIIGCYLFSHFKAKVIFKNSSQSQLQA, encoded by the coding sequence ATGCAATATTATTATTTTTCGTTATTACTTTTAACAAGTTTGTTATGGGGTGGAAACTTTGTCGTTGGAAAGTCGCTTGTCGAACATGCTTCTCCGATGACGTTGACGACTTTAAGGTGGATCATTGCTATTAGTTGTCTTTTGCCAATTGTATGGTGGAAAGAAAGAAAGATATTTCCCCGTCGTAGTGCAATCCTTCCATTATTTTTGATGGGGATTACAGGTGTGGTTCTATTTAATCTATTACAATTTGTAGCATTAGAGAAAACTTCCGCCACTAATGTTGGGTTAATATCAACATTAAACATGATTTCAATTGCAATTTTTTCATTTTTCTTTTTAAAAGAAAGAATTAATATTCTACAAATGTTTTCTATGTTTTTTTCGCTTTTTGGTGTAATACTTGTACTTTCAAAAGGAAATATTGATCTATTCCTTTCATTACGTTTTAATACAGGTGATTTATATATGATGGCTGCTGTATGTGTTTGGGGGATTTATTCCGTTTGTAGCAAATGGGCAATGTTAACAACAACACCCATGATGTCAACATTATATTCTGGTATATTTGGACTTATAGTTATTCTCCCGTTTAATTTTTCTGATTTTACAGTGTCAAATATAAATACTTCTTTCATACAATCTATTTTATATACAGGTGTTATCTCAACTGTAGCATGTATGGTACTTTGGAACATTGGTGTACAAAAGTTAGGTACAACTACATCAGGTATTTTCTTGAATTTTAATCCTATTTTCACTGCAATTTTAGCTTTTCTCTTTTTAGGTGAAAAAATGACGTGGGTACAAGGAATTGGTAGTTGTATTGTGATTATAGGCTGTTATTTGTTCTCACATTTTAAAGCGAAGGTGATTTTCAAGAATTCTAGTCAATCGCAATTGCAAGCATGA
- a CDS encoding phospho-sugar mutase, with product MDWKSLYSIWTSYRNLDNEMRLMLEEMKDDEIALEDAFYKNLEFGTGGMRGEIGPGTNRMNIYTVRKATVGLAEYIQSFGNEAKTRGVVIAYDSRHKSPEFALEAAKTLATKGIKAYVFDELRPTPQLSFSVRKLNAFAGIVITASHNPPEYNGYKVYGSDGAQLPPEAADQVINYVNAIENELSIVVEEEEILKDRGLIQIIGEELDIAYNERLLTIPEDPKLADEIDVKLVFTPLHGTANKSVKRALHDLGYRNVHIVKEQEMPDADFPTVKSPNPEEHAAFELAITLGNRVDADLLIATDPDADRLGISVKNNAGDYVVLTGNQTGALFLEYLISQKQKKRTLPENGVVLKTIVTSEIGRAISEQNGLKTVDVLTGFKFIAEKINEYHKSGEHSFLFGYEESYGYLIKDFARDKDAIQATILAVEVCAYYKKQGKTMYEGLLGVFDKYGYYLEGLRSLTLKGIEGSRQIQAILNEFRENPPDQISGHKVVVQEDYLSGKKYTFGANREEAIKLPKSNVLKYFLEDGTWVCLRPSGTEPKIKFYFGIQGNSMNEAKGKLSTVMEDFMRRINNLL from the coding sequence ATGGATTGGAAGTCTTTATATTCTATTTGGACAAGTTACAGAAATTTAGATAATGAAATGCGTTTAATGCTTGAAGAAATGAAGGATGATGAAATAGCACTTGAAGACGCCTTTTATAAAAATTTGGAATTCGGGACAGGGGGTATGCGAGGGGAAATTGGTCCAGGTACGAATAGGATGAACATATATACAGTACGAAAAGCGACTGTAGGACTTGCTGAGTATATTCAATCGTTTGGAAATGAGGCAAAAACCAGAGGAGTCGTAATTGCTTACGATTCAAGACATAAGTCTCCAGAATTTGCATTGGAGGCAGCCAAGACTTTGGCAACAAAGGGAATTAAAGCTTATGTATTTGATGAATTACGGCCTACCCCACAACTCTCTTTTTCCGTACGTAAACTGAATGCATTTGCCGGTATCGTCATTACAGCAAGCCATAATCCGCCTGAATATAATGGATATAAAGTGTACGGATCAGACGGTGCACAGCTACCTCCTGAAGCGGCGGATCAGGTCATTAATTACGTGAACGCGATTGAAAATGAGCTTTCCATTGTAGTGGAAGAAGAAGAAATCCTAAAGGACAGAGGGCTCATTCAAATCATTGGGGAAGAGCTGGATATTGCTTATAATGAGCGTTTGCTCACTATCCCGGAAGATCCAAAGTTAGCAGATGAAATCGATGTAAAGCTCGTGTTTACACCGCTTCATGGTACAGCCAATAAATCCGTAAAACGTGCTTTGCATGATCTAGGATATCGAAATGTCCATATTGTTAAAGAACAGGAAATGCCCGATGCTGACTTTCCTACTGTTAAATCGCCTAATCCAGAAGAACATGCTGCTTTTGAATTAGCCATCACTCTTGGAAACCGTGTCGACGCTGATTTATTGATTGCCACCGATCCGGATGCGGATAGGCTCGGAATTAGCGTGAAAAATAATGCTGGAGATTATGTCGTATTAACAGGCAACCAAACAGGCGCTCTTTTTTTGGAATATTTAATTTCCCAAAAACAAAAGAAAAGGACCCTTCCAGAAAATGGAGTCGTATTAAAGACCATCGTGACTTCAGAAATAGGACGGGCGATTTCTGAGCAAAATGGTTTAAAAACGGTAGATGTTTTAACTGGATTTAAATTCATTGCTGAAAAAATCAATGAATACCACAAAAGTGGAGAACATTCTTTCCTGTTTGGTTATGAAGAAAGCTATGGATATCTAATCAAAGATTTTGCTCGTGATAAGGATGCCATACAGGCGACCATTCTGGCAGTGGAAGTCTGCGCCTATTACAAAAAGCAAGGGAAAACGATGTACGAAGGTTTGCTGGGTGTTTTTGATAAATATGGATATTACTTGGAAGGTTTGCGATCGTTGACTTTAAAAGGAATTGAAGGTTCCAGACAAATTCAAGCGATTCTCAATGAATTCCGTGAAAATCCACCAGATCAAATTTCTGGTCATAAAGTAGTGGTTCAAGAGGATTATCTCAGTGGGAAAAAATACACGTTTGGGGCAAATAGGGAAGAGGCCATAAAGCTCCCAAAATCGAACGTATTAAAATACTTTCTTGAAGATGGCACATGGGTATGTTTACGACCTTCCGGAACTGAACCTAAAATTAAATTTTATTTCGGTATTCAAGGAAACTCAATGAACGAAGCCAAGGGGAAATTATCAACCGTTATGGAAGACTTTATGAGAAGAATCAATAATTTGCTTTAA
- a CDS encoding LacI family DNA-binding transcriptional regulator has protein sequence MKPNIHDVAKRAGVSSTTVSRVLNNRGYISEKTKEKVYKAMEEINYFPNDLARSLFNKRTNLIGLIIPNSSNPFFGELTFHIESICASLGYKLLLCNSLNRIDKEEKYLEMLIRNQVDGVVVVTYNRGILNYEKQHLSVVAIDHYLSKNIPVVGSDNYSGGKKATELLIMKGCQYIVHINGPIELQTPANLRRKAYEDVMKEQSRLPITYEVSHGQSHQEVISKLFDEHPEVDGIFASDDLIAASVIAESKKRGKDIPTQLKVVGYDGTEAVQVLLPELTTIQQPIDLIAKTAIDILLKEIKGEFNDFPLETYLPVKLLEGGTT, from the coding sequence ATGAAGCCTAACATTCACGATGTGGCAAAAAGAGCAGGTGTTTCATCAACAACAGTTTCCCGTGTATTAAATAACCGCGGTTACATAAGTGAAAAGACAAAAGAAAAAGTTTATAAAGCGATGGAAGAGATTAATTATTTTCCAAACGATTTAGCCCGTTCTTTATTTAATAAACGAACTAATTTAATAGGACTAATTATCCCAAATTCAAGTAACCCATTTTTCGGTGAACTTACCTTTCATATTGAAAGTATCTGTGCTTCATTAGGCTATAAATTGTTACTTTGTAACAGCTTAAACCGTATAGATAAAGAAGAAAAATATTTAGAAATGCTCATACGTAATCAAGTAGATGGAGTAGTCGTAGTGACATATAACCGAGGTATACTAAATTATGAGAAGCAGCATCTTTCTGTCGTGGCAATTGACCACTACTTATCGAAAAACATCCCTGTTGTTGGCTCTGACAATTATAGCGGAGGGAAAAAAGCTACAGAATTATTAATAATGAAAGGTTGTCAGTATATTGTTCATATAAATGGACCAATTGAGCTGCAAACACCAGCAAACTTAAGAAGAAAAGCGTATGAGGATGTTATGAAGGAACAGAGTAGACTTCCAATTACATATGAAGTTTCACATGGTCAAAGTCATCAAGAAGTAATCTCTAAGCTTTTTGATGAACATCCAGAAGTAGATGGGATCTTTGCAAGTGATGATTTAATCGCGGCATCTGTTATAGCTGAATCTAAAAAGCGAGGAAAAGATATACCAACTCAATTAAAAGTTGTCGGTTATGATGGAACAGAAGCAGTTCAAGTTTTACTGCCAGAATTGACAACCATACAACAACCAATTGATTTAATTGCCAAGACAGCAATTGATATTTTATTAAAAGAAATTAAAGGTGAATTTAACGATTTTCCGTTGGAGACATATCTGCCTGTTAAACTTTTAGAAGGTGGAACGACTTAA
- a CDS encoding NAD-dependent epimerase: MNILVTGAAGFIGFHLTKRLLAQDINVIGVDNINDYYDVFLKINRLRLLEENTNFEFHKMDLSNKEKLNRLFKDRTIDIVINLAAQAGVRYSIDNPDSYVNSNLVGFVNILEVCRQNNVKHLIYASSSSVYGANTNIPFSTKDPVDHPVSLYAATKKANELMAHTYSHLYNIPTTGLRFFTVYGPWGRPDMAYYSFTKNIIEENTIKVFNNGEMRRDFTYIDDIVEGIIRLLDNPPIYNSEWDRANPDPSSSYAPYKIYNIGNNNPVKLMDFINTLEKLIGKKAIIEFLPMQPGDVKETYADISDLHAEVGFYPSTTIEEGLTHFVNWYKKYNK; the protein is encoded by the coding sequence ATGAACATTTTAGTAACAGGAGCCGCAGGTTTCATTGGTTTCCATCTAACAAAACGTTTGTTAGCTCAAGATATCAATGTTATTGGTGTAGATAATATTAATGATTATTATGATGTTTTTTTAAAGATCAATCGTCTCAGGTTATTAGAAGAAAACACTAATTTCGAATTTCACAAAATGGATTTGTCAAATAAAGAAAAATTAAATCGATTATTTAAAGACAGAACGATTGATATAGTCATCAACTTAGCTGCTCAGGCTGGAGTACGTTATAGCATAGACAACCCGGATTCTTATGTTAATTCAAACCTAGTTGGGTTTGTAAATATCTTAGAGGTCTGTCGACAAAATAATGTAAAGCACTTAATTTATGCATCCTCTAGTTCTGTATATGGAGCAAATACCAATATCCCCTTCTCAACCAAAGACCCAGTGGATCATCCAGTAAGTTTATATGCTGCCACTAAAAAGGCTAATGAATTAATGGCTCATACTTATAGTCATTTATATAATATTCCAACCACAGGACTCCGTTTCTTTACGGTGTATGGTCCATGGGGGAGACCTGATATGGCCTATTACTCTTTTACTAAAAATATTATTGAAGAGAATACAATAAAGGTTTTTAATAATGGCGAAATGAGAAGAGACTTTACTTATATTGATGATATTGTTGAAGGAATAATCCGCTTACTCGATAATCCACCGATATATAACAGTGAATGGGATAGAGCCAATCCTGATCCAAGTTCAAGCTATGCTCCATACAAAATTTATAATATCGGTAACAATAATCCAGTTAAATTAATGGATTTCATTAACACATTAGAGAAACTAATTGGCAAAAAGGCAATAATTGAATTTTTACCAATGCAACCTGGAGATGTTAAGGAGACCTATGCAGATATTTCCGATTTGCATGCTGAAGTGGGATTCTATCCTTCAACAACAATAGAAGAAGGTTTAACTCATTTTGTAAATTGGTACAAAAAGTACAATAAATAA
- a CDS encoding glycosyltransferase, translating to MKTIAFFVSENIKTHQRFIYNQIVKISQYRSIVIGPFDNTNRTEFPFENYYNLNKIKDLKKFFEEQDIIAIHAHHGSHGQEILPICEKYNIPLIVSIRGRDGSDRPEIFERNAKRYSALNKHGAHYYPVCQYLAEGLRSLGIPAKNMHVLYGGIELDLFPYSNRTLPIEGEIRVLSVGRLVDKKGFFTLIKAFKRIYSQYPNARLHIIGAGEDEKKIKSTIAEYNLNDVVILRGAMDSKQVSNELKKAHIFCLASQTAKSGDIEGIPNALKEAMASGLPVVSTQHAGIPELIEHQRTGYLAPEKNDIELAKGIQFFLEHPEIWNDYTERARKVIEEKFDVNKQIIEQQRLYSLVNTEKTETKTKTKTKKTETKTKTKKTETKTETKTKTKKKKK from the coding sequence ATGAAAACCATTGCTTTTTTTGTGAGTGAAAACATCAAAACACATCAACGTTTTATATATAATCAAATCGTAAAAATTAGTCAATATCGCTCAATCGTAATCGGCCCATTCGACAATACCAACCGTACAGAATTCCCCTTTGAAAACTACTATAATTTAAACAAAATTAAAGATCTAAAAAAATTCTTCGAAGAACAAGATATCATAGCCATTCATGCTCATCACGGATCACACGGACAAGAGATATTGCCTATATGTGAAAAATATAATATCCCTTTGATTGTTAGCATTAGAGGACGTGATGGTTCTGACAGACCAGAAATTTTCGAAAGAAATGCTAAGCGATATTCAGCATTAAATAAACATGGTGCACACTATTACCCTGTATGCCAATATCTTGCAGAAGGATTAAGAAGTTTAGGAATTCCGGCTAAAAATATGCATGTGTTATATGGTGGTATCGAATTAGATCTTTTCCCCTATTCTAACCGAACTCTTCCTATAGAAGGCGAAATAAGAGTTTTATCTGTAGGTAGACTTGTAGACAAAAAGGGATTTTTTACTCTCATAAAAGCATTTAAACGGATTTACTCACAATATCCAAATGCTAGACTGCATATTATTGGAGCAGGTGAAGATGAGAAAAAAATTAAATCCACCATTGCAGAATATAACCTTAATGATGTTGTGATTCTTAGAGGAGCTATGGATTCAAAACAAGTTTCGAACGAATTAAAAAAAGCTCATATCTTTTGTCTAGCAAGTCAAACAGCTAAAAGTGGTGATATTGAAGGCATTCCTAACGCCTTAAAAGAAGCAATGGCTAGCGGTTTACCTGTCGTTTCCACTCAACACGCGGGAATCCCTGAATTGATTGAACACCAGAGAACAGGGTACCTAGCTCCAGAAAAAAATGATATTGAGTTAGCAAAAGGCATACAATTCTTTTTAGAACATCCAGAGATTTGGAACGACTATACGGAAAGAGCACGGAAAGTCATTGAAGAAAAATTTGATGTCAATAAACAAATTATTGAGCAACAAAGATTATATTCTCTCGTTAATACAGAGAAAACGGAAACTAAAACAAAAACAAAAACTAAAAAAACGGAAACTAAAACTAAAACTAAAAAAACGGAAACTAAAACGGAAACTAAAACAAAAACAAAGAAAAAGAAAAAATAA
- a CDS encoding NUDIX hydrolase, with translation MGYIEDLRKLVGKRPVILTGAKVLVFNPLGEILLQFRTDTKVWGLPGGLMELGESLEETALREVKEETGLTIGRLQFLKVLSGVNYFIHLPNGDQFYSVNAFYTTNEIIEGTLKPDGKEGSAVHFFPINQLPKDMDPDIKKEICNYLRFGK, from the coding sequence ATGGGCTATATTGAAGATTTACGCAAGCTTGTGGGAAAAAGGCCAGTCATTTTAACAGGTGCAAAAGTATTAGTGTTTAATCCACTTGGGGAGATTTTATTGCAATTTCGAACAGATACAAAGGTTTGGGGATTACCAGGAGGACTAATGGAGTTAGGTGAATCATTAGAGGAAACAGCATTGCGTGAAGTAAAAGAAGAAACTGGTTTAACGATTGGCCGATTACAATTTCTAAAAGTTTTATCAGGTGTAAACTATTTTATTCACTTACCAAATGGAGATCAATTCTATTCTGTTAACGCTTTTTATACAACAAATGAAATTATCGAAGGAACCTTGAAACCTGATGGTAAAGAAGGAAGTGCTGTACACTTTTTTCCAATCAATCAGCTGCCAAAAGATATGGATCCCGATATTAAAAAAGAAATTTGTAATTATTTAAGATTTGGCAAATGA
- a CDS encoding Lrp/AsnC family transcriptional regulator, which produces MESIVSKVLDNVDIQILDLLQKQAQLSNTELAKRVKLSPPAIHSRIKRLENEGFINAQVAILNQEKLGFDLLCFIFISTNIHQAEKLEVLEKALASMSEVLECHCLTGEYDYLLKVANKDRKELEIFIRQLNKLGITKIQTSLALREIKYSTVLPIWEEKSRS; this is translated from the coding sequence GTGGAATCTATCGTAAGCAAGGTTCTAGATAATGTTGATATTCAAATTTTAGATTTACTACAAAAGCAAGCACAGTTAAGCAATACTGAGCTTGCAAAGCGTGTCAAATTATCTCCACCAGCTATACATTCAAGGATAAAACGATTGGAAAATGAAGGGTTTATTAATGCACAAGTAGCAATTTTAAACCAGGAGAAGCTAGGTTTTGATTTATTATGTTTCATATTTATTAGTACGAATATACATCAAGCTGAAAAACTGGAAGTTTTGGAAAAGGCATTAGCTTCTATGTCAGAAGTATTAGAGTGTCATTGTTTAACAGGTGAGTATGATTATCTTCTAAAAGTGGCTAACAAAGATCGGAAGGAATTAGAAATATTTATTAGACAGTTAAATAAACTAGGCATTACAAAAATTCAAACTAGCCTAGCTCTCAGAGAAATTAAATATTCAACTGTTTTACCTATATGGGAAGAAAAGTCACGTTCGTAA